The window CCGCACGAGCCGAGCGCATCGATGCCGCGCTTTGCATTTTATCGGTAATTCACACTGGTGCTGCAGGGATAATTCAACACCACCGTGATTTATAAAGGCCAATGCATATGACTTAAGTGTACTTCAACGTTTTAAGTGGCAGGAGGAGAAATGTGACGCTGTGCCCAGCCGGTTTGCTCTCCGGTGCGTAATTGATTCGGTAAGTCTTATTTGTGTCATTCGTAGACGATGCATCTATCTACACGTCTTCTCTCCCACTGAATTTAAGAACATGGTGTAACAAACTGCTGTCTGCATATTGGTCTTTCATCCGCTTTTCTGCAGTATTGATGGAATCCAAGTAAAGAAGGATTTCAGTGTATAAAGTTGCCTTTGTGTATTACTGTAGTGGCCATCTTTGGATTCTACTTTGAACGGAGGCTGGCGCAGTGTTATGGAAATGACAGCTATTATAATAGTAATTTCTTCCATTGTAAAAGGATACAGTGTTATTTAGGCTCAGTGCCGAGATCATAGTGACATTAATGCACTCACTTGGTCTGTTGATATAACAATAAACTCTACTGCTGTAATTGGGAGAAGATACGGATATCACTGCATAACTGCTAAGAGCCTAATATAAAACACCACATTTATAAGTCAACAGCAAACGAGAAACAATTGCAATCCAATACAAGTCctgtaataattttaatataaaagtatttGCATTTATTGCAAGGCATTTCTATTTCATTGGATTGCTtcacactgaaaatgtgtttattctgGTCACTGAGTTTAAATAGATAAGAGTAAGGCCTTTGAACTCCACTATCCTACCATAGAGAAGTCTCAATAATAATGCAGCATATTGATTTTCTCCTTCAGCCATTTGTCTGAACGCTATGTTCATTTGGTCCATTTGTACAACATACAGTAGGACTCATGTTCTGCATCTTGGTGTCTGTCATTCATGTagtaaaagatgaaaacaaagccTACTGCTACTGTTTGATTGGCTGCTGGAAAATGTCCTCAAACCAGTAATTCGCCTCCCTTCACTTCACACATATTCTCTAAGGTCTAAAAATATCTTTCCAGGCAGCTGTTTCACTCCCACTTTTTACACCAGGGAAGCATTATGAAAAAACAACTAGAAAATGGCTTTCTATTAAAAAATTTCATCTAAATGCAATCCCATTTAGGTGGGCAGATCAGTGTTATACTCTTCCTCACTGTCActtaattttaaaatgcaataGCACATAGATTTTTCTGTGACATTGTTGTGATTACCTGGGAATGCTGTTAAACTAATGAAAGcatcactgtttatttttttgcagaGTGGAGAATTTTGAGCTGCAGCACTAATTTAGGCACAGTCCGGATCCTCCACAGGGCCCTTGTTTGAGGGAGGGGAAGACTGCTGGTTTTGAACTTCCTacctttgttgttttcaggACATCCTGAACACCAGCCAGGCAGTGCCCCCTCATCTTACCCCAGAGAGCTTCgcttaaaagataaaaataataatggaaGACAAACGCAAAAAGCGGAGCCCAAAGGTGTCTCTTCCCcagccccctcctccccccatcAACCCCCGCAAACTCACCGTCCTGCCAGCCAGCAAAAGTGCCACCTTCTCTCTCGGCCTGCCGCAGCCCCCCTCCCCCAAGAACAGAGGCAAGTTTAAGCGGTCCATAGGAGCACCAGGACAGCCCAAAGAGGTGTTCACAGCCGTCGTAGCTCCACCAAAGACCACCAGGTTTGTGTCTTAATGTAACAGGGAAATCCTCCAGGAAACACCAGTAGTtctactgctgcagatgttgtttgcatttttttgtccTATCATTCTAACAGATTACTGGCTATGAGAGATGAGATCGCATGAGATCACGTACAGTGTGCAGTATCTCCACCACAGCTACGTCTGAGTATAGTAGAAAAAGTGTATATAATCTTGAAAATCATGATTTTGGAGTGCCTCAAAATTAGATGCACTACACTCACCATTTTGTCAACGTTGATAATATATACGGTATATTACATCAGAATAGTTCTTTAAAGCGTGACTACGTAACTTTTTCTGAACAACTGACATTTATTGGTTAATGGTGAATGCATGAACTACTGTTCagcatttagctaaaatgcGTACAGAGTCATAACGTCAGGggactgactcagtaatgtctgTTATACAGTGATGTTTACATAAACTTTTCTAACATTAGCctccataagctactggtcataccagaccaagtaaggctgcagcagcaaaacccctAAGTGTGTTGAATTGAGCATGGGTTgctttttattgcttatgaattcaacttttcatttgtaaaaggaagattgtgttgttgttttttttctgaaagttacataTTCTCACTTTGAGGTTTGTCAAAAGCCATTCTGGGAATAATAGAAATAGATGAGGCAGGTTGCATTTCaccttaaaatgtaataaaagaaagaaacaataaataCTTCGTACTGTATGCGTGTAATGAGACGATTTTCTTTTTCAGGCCCCACAAAGAGAAGCCCAGGCCCCCCCAGCCTGCAGGACCCAGCAAAGTAGTCCAGTCTTCCCCCCTGCAGCACTCCTTTCTCACCGATGTCTCAGAcgtgagagagatggagggaggccTCCTCAACCTCCTCAACGACTTCCACTCAGGCAAACTACAGGCTTTTGGTAAAATAACCTTGATTAGAGAGGCCACCAAGGGAATATTCTGTAACAggccgaaaaaaaaaaaagccagttGAAAAGTGGCTTTGTTACATGAATCAGACTGAAATCAAATAGCTGTGGTGCTATTTATACACACCTGGTGCCATGGAAATACTTTTGACTTTAACCAAAAGAGATGACACTTTGTGCCTTTGAAAAGTTACACTTGTCTGGTTGAACTCTAGGTAAGGTGTGCTCCTTTGAGCAGCTGGAGCATGTGCGTGAGATGCAGGAGAAGCTGGCACGGCTGCACTTCAGCCTCGACAGCCACGTGGAGGAGCTTTCGGAGGACCAGAGGAAGTGCGCCTCTGACCACAACCTGGAGCACCTGCTCTGTAACGTAAGCACAAACCACAGCAGCACAGGGTCATCCTCAtctgtgttgtttcttttgatAAGAAGATACATAATCTCAGTTTTCACCAGGTCATAAACctgcatgaatgtgtgaatattcagtacctttttaaatttcacttttggCATGCCAAAACTGCCCCATAAATGACAAGAAATCGGTATGTGTTTCACTATCGTCTCTGCCATGGTGTCACAAGCCGCCACTGAAACAGCATCATATAACACTAAAGCTCTCCACTGAAAGTCTACTCTAGTTTAGTTGGGTTAGAAGTTCCGTAGTGCAGAGTAAGACAGGTTTCACTGTTGGTTTTTACAAACTGTAAAGCCTGAGGCTATGGAGTAAAGTACTTACACAtaacactgaaatgttttcaccAGTGAGacatttcaagtaaaaataacattaaaacaagCTGACAAGCAAACCTCTGTTATAGGtccaattaaataaatgaatacatgcaGTTTGATGGATTGTAATAAGTGTATGTCAGACATAGAACATCAGGGCATTTTACAGCTGTGACTTTATAGCAGTGTACCAGAATGCATTGCCCACACATTGAGtgcattcaatgtatttacccatttaaaaacaataccaGGAGGGAATTAAATTATTAGGTCATGGCAGCACCCCAGTGTAGTTATTAACTGCCAAAAAAAGTATCATGGAATATTTTATCAGGGAATAGTGAAACActgcaatatgtttttttttttgttgtccttTTTGAGTGCTCCAAGGCTCAGAAGAGTGAGGCATTTATCGCATGTATGCAGTGTTAATGAGTCGAGAGTTTCACTCTTAGCTGTGAACCTTCCAATAAAGCAGATAtgccataaaataaaaatacaatatagtAAAGACACGGTGAGGTTAATCATATAGCAGTGTTAAAATTGTTGTATGCTTTGCAGATTTTCTagtatgtttaaatgttaaatattatcCAGCACAAACAGTGATGTGTAGTCCAAGAATGCCTTGAAAGTGTTTCTATTGTTAGCGTGTTTGTGTGGCTCCTAGTTACCCACGCCTGAGGCTGGTATGCTGGCTGTGGGGAAGTtgcagtattgtgtgtgtgtgtgcgtgtgtgtgtgtgtgtgtgagggaggtgAGAAAAAGCCTTCAGCTCATTACAGATTCTGCTGCCAGGAATActtgttagctgtagcagcggTGGATAATTGTGCCTCAGCGCAGATGGGCTGTGAAGTAACTTTGCTTTCTGTGGATAAGAAGGGAAGCTAACCATTTGCTTTTGTAAACAATGCTGTCGGATGATGGCAGTTTAATTCAAATACTGACCTGACACACAGGCCGTTATGTAATATCATCACTTTTAGTGATTAGTCTAGTTTCTATTTTACGATACACCTCTCAtccatttgttcatttgttccTGCAGCTGGAGGAGCTCAGCACCTCAATGTATCCTTTTCTAATTAAATGACTGTTTATTGATGAGAATCACCCAGCACTCTGGGTGCAGATACTGGATTTAAATaatctgttttcagttcaaACTCTTTCTGTGTGAATCCTTAATGTCTCCGCGTTCAGACAAAAGCTCCACTTGGCTGAGAACCAGGACCTGCCCAAGACATCTGGTCCCTGACAAAGTGAGGTGCGGAGGACGGCAACCACACACTCATCTTCTCCCAACATCTAACCAGTCCAGGTTGCCATGGCATTAATCCAGCTGCCTTAGTAACAGAACGGAAAGATCCACAGGAGGAGGGGCCATTTTTCCATTTGGTCAGCGAAGCCGAGGGAACAATACAGTAAAGCATGCAGAGCATTAAATGAACACTCAACCAAAATCATAAACCCCTCATTCATGGCACAAGAAATGATCAGAGGGTTTACTGAACAGTTGTGTTAGAGgaaatatgttgttttaaagttttcagCATGGTCTTGGCTCCAGTTATTAGTTACATCATTTGGTAACAAATAACTGAATCCAGGTGTAGTCTTTGCTTCTCTATTTGTGTTcacaaaaaagcacatttcatGACAGTTTAAGAACTAGAATTTCATATTATGGCTTGTCTTTTGCATAATTTCAGAAGGTATTTGTCTCTGTTAGCAAAGGTAAGAATTTGCCATTCTTGAGTAGCAAAGATATTTGGCCCTTGTCGACAATGCCACTGTGGTTAGCTCAGAACTTTTTAAAAGGGAGTTTTCACTTTTGCTATTATTCTGAATACACTCCCTCATTTTTATATCTTTGCTCTTAAAGTTTAATACTGGAAAACAGACTGGATTTAATAAACGCAGGGTGAACATTTGTTATAACTGTGCATTTTAAAGGGACTATGTGAGGAGACctaatgtacaaaatgtatgtttgatTAACTTACATATGGTTTATGGTTACAATGGTTTATTTGTTTTGCCAATGTGCAGTCCTACTGTATTTGTTGACACTGATGGTTTAACATAACTTGAGTTGGAGGATTTTGTCAGTGCTTTATCAGGATTGCCTTTAgactttgtttttgtgaaggCCCAGTAGCAGCATCCCTCCAAGTGCAAGCTAGTCCATCCTGCTACTGCAATGCTGTAAAATCACTTACTGTAACATGTAGGTCACAGGGACTCCGTCCAGTCTGACATTCACTTGTCTCTCATTACACTTTGTTGGACAGCACATCCACAGAGTAATGCAGCTGGCAAAATCTCTGTACAGTACAatttcaaaatggcagctaCTTTCATAGTTAAAAGTTTAGGCGGGGGAAATTATGATTTGCATTGTATTTAATTCCAAACTTGGTAGCGATGTACCTTGGCCATAATATTCAATCCCTGAAAAGCCAATTAAAATCATATTAGTGATCAATCTGAAACATCAAAGCATGTCAAAACATTGGTGCATTCAATGAAATGTAATATAAGTCTTTTTTACTGCTTGCTAAGCCTACCTCTTTTCTAAGGCCTTGACCTGGATCGCCTCTACAGTGACATAATACATTTCTTATTCTGGTTACTCTGTCAGATCCTTCACAGTAGGGccgcaactaacaattattttcattatcgattaatctgcagattattttcttgattcatcagaaaatactgaaaaatatacATCCCAGTTTCCAAGGcgatgttttcaaatgttttgttttgtccaaccaacattcctaaacccaaagatattcagtttacaattatataaaactgagaatttgggcattattttctttaaaaaaaactttaaacaagtaatacattttcaaaatagttgcagattaatgttgactaatcgttgcagctctacttcACAGTCTgctattttctgttattttacatACATAAGAGGGGCAAACCATTAGCTTTACagtcaaaacagaaaacaagaatCCCATGTGTATTCAGTAAATGCACCCATTAATAAAGGTATTAGGTAACTTAAAAGGCATATAATGTGTGTTTCTtggatttcattttgaaaaacagtaaaatgtaacTGACAAGTTTAGACATGAATAGCTGTGGTCAATTCCCTTTTACCCCATTTCCAGTCCCATTAAAATTTGAATGAGGCACCTGGAAGTTAGCgttacagaaataaaacactttatttatatatcaatCTGTCTTTGCTTCTTGTTCACAAACAATTTCAATATAATTTAACAATAGATCAGTAAAAAGGCTACTTGAAGACTGGCACTATACTGAGACAGAATCAGATCTGGGCCTTCACTGTTTCTCAGGCAACTGCTGGAGTAAAACTCAACTCCTTTTCCTTTCACGCTGTCCCCATCCAGGAGAACTGGTTCGAACCCAACCTTCATCTAGGCATCGGTGTACATATATATCTTcttaacaaaaatatacactATTTTGATCCTGCCAGTTAATTTTGGtcatgcaaaaaagaaaaaagacagacgGTACCAACAGCACATCATTAACAGGACTTTTAAACCATTACACAATAGATAAATTATATACTGTACCATCATACATCATATGATTACAGATTAAGCTAATACTGTGCAAATACACATTTGAGCTGTACAAAAGTATTTTGTACTATTTTTGTTAATCTCAATTCACAAAtcttcaaaacaacaacataagacattttgaaaatatcacATCACATTTGATGAAACAGCAAAAATATACATCTTTCAGGTCCCTGTCTTCTTccctgtgtttttgtgcatttaaattttacattCTACAATAGTGTCTCTGATTTGTCTACAGTACATGTTTAGATTATGAAAAAAAGCAATGACAAACATGGGatggtaaaatgtaaaactcaTGAAGTCTATCATGATAATGAGCTACCTTTTCAAAGTGCAAAGAGAGCAGGTTGAGTATGTGTAAGACCTGATGTCAGTATGTTAAAATTGTCCATGCTTCTGTACCAGAGGAAATCTCACTGAGATAAGAATAAGAGCTCCTAATTTTTAAGGACTTTCTCTTTATTGATATAAAAGTGCAGGCACTATAAGAAATGTAGAACATCTCTGTCTTCAAGTACGGTCAGTGTTAATGTTCTTCTCTTCCAACATCTGGTTGTGTTTGGACTTGTGATTTACCTTTAGGACAAGGTCCTCAGGACCTCATTTAAACCTTTGTGGACATTGGCAGGCTGGGAGGCCTGAGCACACTCGATCAGGCTGTGCCCCATTTGGGCGTAAAGGGCTTGGCACAGGTTGGCTGTAGCACCCCTCACATTGCCGCCCCGGCCATGAATAGTGCCGCTGTGAGTAGAGGTGCCCAGAAGGTGCCACAGCAAGGGCAGCACTTTCTGCTCCACCATCTGGGGCTTGCGAGGGTAGAGCTCCATCACAAGATCTGGAAAAAGTGAGAAGAAACAAGAGGCGGTCAGACATACAAACCAATAAAGCCAAGGCTTAAACTTACTACAGTGTTCTTAATTACAACAAACATACCTGCAATCTTTTCAATAAGATCCACCTTTGCTTTGCCATTTAAAAACTGGGCCTTGGTGCAGAAAGGCTGAAGAAGAAGTATGTTATCTGTCATGGAAACAAATACAATCACAGTCAAATAATGACAATTCTCCAAACAGACTCAGCCTCTAATTTGACCTCTTACAGAAATATTTCAATTCTCGAAATGAGTACCAAGATTTGAGATAAGTGCATTAATAGCTCCAATAGCAGCAGAAGAAATGGCGTTGTTCTTGGAGTTGAGGTGATTGTCCACGATTGCTGGGACCAGGATGTTGACCACTTGAGACAGGTTATCTTTCAAGAAGTGGATGATTTTCTGTAGAGACTCAAGGGCATGTAGGTTGACCTTGCTGTTGGACTCCTGCAGCCTGGCCTTGAAGGCATCAAACACCTGAAAGAAGGGAAACCCGGAGGGGGAAGAGGAAAAGGTGACAGAGAGACATTTTGGTGATGTTTTCATGATGAAACTGAATTGTATAGTGGTAACTGAGAACAATGACAAACCACATAAAGAAATCTTGAtaggatttaaaataaatgctagAACTAACCTGGAATATACTATTGATGACCATCTGGGGGTTGTGCTGGCAGTCGGCTGTTAGCTGGTCGATTCCCTTGATCCTCTCTCTGAAGTCCTTTGAACCCAGCAGACCTGAGATCTGCTTGATGTATTCGGTCTTGTCTGCAATACTCTGTGTCTGAGATCTACAGCTGTAATGGCTATTAGACTCCCTGTAGATGATGCAAAACACATCGAATGGTTTATAAACCTGGGAGTAAAGTATGAATAACGTACTTTCCATGTGTATTAAGCAGGTTGTGTAAGCTACACCTCTGCTTAAAAGGCTGAATTTAGTGTTTACAATGCTGTACTGGTTGATATTCACACCCACCTGTTGGTCTGGTTGAGTGGCTCTCTGGTGAGAGATGAGGCCCTGACTGTACCACTGCCTGGGAGGGAGCGTCTACCC is drawn from Siniperca chuatsi isolate FFG_IHB_CAS linkage group LG15, ASM2008510v1, whole genome shotgun sequence and contains these coding sequences:
- the ccdc28b gene encoding coiled-coil domain-containing protein 28B isoform X1; the encoded protein is MEDKRKKRSPKVSLPQPPPPPINPRKLTVLPASKSATFSLGLPQPPSPKNRGKFKRSIGAPGQPKEVFTAVVAPPKTTRPHKEKPRPPQPAGPSKVVQSSPLQHSFLTDVSDVREMEGGLLNLLNDFHSGKLQAFGKVCSFEQLEHVREMQEKLARLHFSLDSHVEELSEDQRKCASDHNLEHLLCNLEELSTSIQKLHLAENQDLPKTSGP
- the ccdc28b gene encoding coiled-coil domain-containing protein 28B isoform X2 yields the protein MEDKRKKRSPKVSLPQPPPPPINPRKLTVLPASKSATFSLGLPQPPSPKNRGKFKRSIGAPGQPKEVFTAVVAPPKTTRPHKEKPRPPQPAGPSKVVQSSPLQHSFLTDVSDVREMEGGLLNLLNDFHSGKLQAFGKVCSFEQLEHVREMQEKLARLHFSLDSHVEELSEDQRKCASDHNLEHLLCNTKAPLG